One genomic region from Sphingobacterium sp. UGAL515B_05 encodes:
- the creD gene encoding cell envelope integrity protein CreD, whose protein sequence is MDYNNSSPTEQTSIFEKISNSTVLKLFVIFFLSLILLIPLALISDLIEERKNREQEVSDGITLNWGKDQVISSPVLAIPYRETIPLSAEKAEKSNLREELKWIFVLPKTSNIATDITPQHLARGIYNTVVYNSNITLEGIFDKISLEKLEVPHEQIDWKGSKLIFGIQDFKGLGKRPSLNWDGNELTFDPDFNNLKLFTQNLVCPVSLDPQKTDNRFKIKLNLKGSKSLNFLPLSDQTNIQAKGNWANPSFTGAFLPSKRITETSNFSASWEIPSFSRKLPQQWTGDARPIYQFDNKLENGNEGNEQKAAQTATTTLTSANNLYYNTDMITINFLPDINNYQKTTRVAKYGILVIILTFTSLLFTEVIKKKRIHIIQYILIGAAMVLFYTLLLALSEHIGFNLAYLTASVATVMLIGSFIKSITKDQKSALLLSSILALFYLFIYILMQLRDYSLIAGTIGIFIILAILMRVSTKINWYQFDNSHVDQ, encoded by the coding sequence ATGGATTACAACAATTCATCTCCGACAGAGCAAACCTCAATTTTTGAGAAAATCAGTAATTCTACTGTACTAAAGCTATTTGTCATTTTCTTTCTTTCCCTCATACTACTTATTCCGCTAGCCTTAATCAGCGATTTGATTGAAGAGCGGAAAAACCGCGAACAGGAAGTATCGGATGGAATTACATTAAATTGGGGAAAGGACCAGGTTATCTCAAGCCCTGTACTCGCCATCCCCTATCGCGAGACTATCCCACTTTCTGCCGAAAAAGCCGAGAAATCTAACCTTAGAGAAGAGCTGAAATGGATATTTGTCTTACCCAAAACTTCCAATATCGCAACAGATATAACGCCACAACATCTCGCTAGAGGTATTTATAATACCGTAGTTTACAACAGCAACATCACATTAGAAGGTATCTTTGACAAAATATCCCTAGAAAAACTCGAGGTCCCTCATGAGCAAATTGACTGGAAAGGCAGCAAGCTTATTTTCGGTATCCAGGATTTTAAAGGCTTAGGCAAGCGCCCATCCTTGAATTGGGATGGTAACGAGTTAACTTTCGATCCAGACTTTAATAATCTCAAATTATTCACTCAAAATTTAGTCTGTCCGGTATCTTTGGATCCGCAGAAAACGGACAATCGTTTCAAGATTAAGCTAAACTTAAAAGGATCCAAATCATTGAATTTCCTCCCTCTTAGTGATCAGACAAACATCCAGGCTAAGGGTAACTGGGCTAATCCAAGTTTCACTGGTGCATTTTTACCGAGCAAACGTATAACCGAAACATCCAATTTTTCGGCTTCATGGGAAATCCCATCTTTCAGTCGGAAGCTGCCCCAACAATGGACTGGCGATGCCCGTCCAATCTATCAGTTCGATAACAAGCTCGAAAATGGAAATGAGGGCAATGAACAAAAAGCAGCACAAACTGCCACCACTACACTTACCTCTGCAAATAACCTATATTATAACACGGACATGATTACAATTAACTTCTTACCAGATATCAACAACTATCAAAAAACAACGCGGGTTGCCAAATATGGTATTTTAGTCATCATTCTGACTTTTACTTCCCTCCTATTCACCGAGGTGATCAAGAAAAAACGGATCCATATCATCCAATATATTCTAATTGGAGCAGCAATGGTTCTTTTTTACACCTTACTACTCGCACTTTCCGAGCATATTGGATTTAATCTAGCTTATTTAACCGCTTCCGTGGCGACAGTTATGCTGATTGGCAGTTTCATTAAATCAATTACCAAAGACCAGAAATCGGCCCTGTTGCTGAGTTCAATTCTGGCTTTATTTTATCTCTTCATCTATATCCTTATGCAACTTCGGGATTATTCCCTAATCGCTGGAACAATTGGCATCTTTATCATTTTGGCGATTTTGATGCGCGTTTCAACAAAAATAAACTGGTATCAATTTGACAATAGCCATGTGGATCAATAG
- a CDS encoding winged helix-turn-helix domain-containing protein produces the protein MKLDLSLYDKIFENRVRLQIMSVLAANEEYDFNSLKELLDVTDGNLASNLKTLEKEEYIIVEKSFVDRKPNTRYKRTTKGLKAFENHLIALENLIKQQYK, from the coding sequence GTGAAATTAGATCTTTCCTTATATGACAAAATATTTGAAAACAGAGTTCGCCTCCAAATTATGAGTGTTCTCGCTGCCAATGAAGAATATGATTTTAATTCATTGAAAGAACTGTTGGATGTAACCGATGGTAACCTTGCCTCCAACCTAAAAACTTTGGAAAAAGAAGAATACATTATTGTCGAAAAGAGCTTTGTCGACCGGAAGCCGAACACCAGATACAAAAGAACAACAAAAGGACTTAAAGCCTTTGAAAATCACCTTATTGCACTTGAAAATTTAATAAAACAACAATACAAATAA